AGTCaggtaatgaatttgtttaacaatttttttttaatcgaacataaaatatttattttacaaaaatacattttattcACAATTTATGATCATCTCAATTTACGATTTAGTATGAGTTCATtagttaatcaattaattatcataaattgacTTATCTCAGTTGACGAATTTCTGGTGCTGAACAGGCGCGCCTGGGTTCCGAAGCAAAGACAGCTCAGGAGAATGTGCGATCAGCCTCGAAGCGGCTGAAGGAAGCGAAGAAGGAAGTCCAGACTGCGAAGGAGGAGCGTGACACCCTGAGTGCTGAGCAGCAGCAGCTGCTGAAGGAGAAGACGAAACTGACCCTGACGATAAACGATCTTCTGGAGGAGGTGAAGGGTGACAACGACAGCAGAAAACGTGCGCAGCAGGAGCTGGAGAAGCTAAAGGAGAACATCGCTGTGAGGGAAAAGGAGCTGGAGAAGATTCGTCCTGAATACGAGGAGATGAAGCGACGGGAGGAGGAGTACACGAGAGCGATGGGACTCAAGGAACAGAAGCGGAAGGAGTTGTACGCTAAGCAGGggacactcacgtgtgatatcagCAAGGACGACAGGGATAAATGGATTCAGAACGAGCTGAAGCAGCTGACCAAGCAGATTAGGGATAAAGAGGAGCACCAGAAGAAGATCAGTGAGGATCTCAAGAAAGACGCCGAGAAGCAGAAGGATCTCGAGAAGAAGATCGAGGAGTACACGAAGGAGATGGAGAAGCAGAGGGCGTCCATTGATGAACACAACAAGCACTACTATGAACTGACCAAGCAGAAGGACGCCTGTCAGGCGCAGAGGAAGGAGCAGTACAGGAAGGAGAGTGTCCTGCAGTTGAATCTGTCTGGGTTGAAGGAGGACCTGGCGAAGGCTGATCAGAGCCTCAGGTCCATGGCCGGAAAACCCATTCTCAATGGACGGGATTCGGTTCGGAGGGTTCTTGAGACTTTCAAAGAACGACCTGACATGGCTCATGAGGTTAACTCGTACTATGGACCTGTCATCGAGAACTTTGATTGTGATAAGAGTGTCTACATGGCGGTGGAGGTCACTGCTGGCAACAGACTCTTTCATCATATTGTGGAGACTGACAAGTTTGGAACGAAAATCCTGAAGGAGATGAACAATCAGAGACTGCCGGGGGAAGTCACCTTCATGCCTCTCAATCGTCTACACGTGAAGAGCATTGATTATCCTGATACGAGTGACGCCATTCCCATGATCTCCAAGCTTAATTATGATGGGAAGTACGACAGAGCGATGAGGTACATTTTTGGGAAGACTCTCATCTGTAGAAATCTGGAAGCTGCTACTAATTTGGCGAGGACATCTGGACTTGATTGTGTGACACTCGAGGGGGATCAAGTCTCCTCCAAGGGATCACTCACTGGGGGGTACTTCAATACCCTCAGGTCCAGGCTGGAGATCCAGAAGACAAGGTCTGAACTTATGGCGCAGATCAACACGATGGAGAATGAACTGTCTAACCTGAGGGATGAGATCAAGAAGGCGGATCAGAATATATCGTCGTATGTCAGTGAGATGCAGAGAACGGAGACGAAGAACAGCAAGGCTAAAGACATCTACGACAAGATGAAGGCGGAGATCAGGCTGATGAAGGAGGAGTTGTCGGCTATCGAGAGGTATAGAACACCGAAGGAGAGGAGTCTTGCCCAGTGCACATCGAATCTCGAGGCTATGAGGGCGACCAAGGAGGGTCTTGAGAGTGAACTCCATCAGGACTTGATGGCGCAGTTGTCGGTGGCTGATCAACGGCAGGTGGATACCCTCAACGACGAGATCAGGACACTCACGAAAGAGAATAAGGAGGCTTTTGCCAAACGTATGAGACTGGAGGCTGAGAAGAACAAACTTGAGAATCTTCTTACTAATAATCTTCATCGGAGGAAGGACGAACTCGTGCAGGCACTCCAGGAGATCTCGGTGGAAGACAGGCAGAGACAGTTGGAGACTTGCAAGGCTCAGCTGTCGGACATAGAGAAAAGATTGGTCAAGGTCAATGCTGATTTCAAGACTATGAATGAGAGAGTCGGGGGCGCCACCAAAAAGCAGAAGGCTGAGGCTGCTGAGGTGGAGAAGTGGAAGGCGAAGGAGAAGGAAGTCCAGGAGAAGATCGAGTCTGATGCTAAGGATCTTGAGAAACTCGCCAGCAAGCAGAATATTCTACAGCAGAAGATCGCTGAGTGTACACAGAAGATCACGGAATTGGGGGCACTGCCTTCACCTGAGGCTTATGAGAAGTTTGGGAATATGTCGACGAAACAGCTGTTCAAGGAGATGGAGAAGGCGAATAATCAGCTGAAGAAGTACAGCCATGTTAATAAAAAGGCGTTGGATCAGTTCATGTCGTTCAGCGATCAGAAGGAGAAGCTTGTGAAGAGGAAGGAGGAGCTGGACAGAGGCGATGAGAAGATCAAGGAGCTGATGAATGTACTGGAGATGAGAAAGTGCGAGGCTATTCAGTTCACTTTTAAACAGGTTAGTAAGTACTTCAGCGAAGTCTTCAAGAAACTCGTGCCCACTGGACACGCACAACTCGTCATGAAGACGGCCGATGGGGAGGAGGGCGATGATGATACATCCACTGCTGCCGATTCTGATCGGTTCATTGGTGTCGGTGAGTTTGAGGTTTTGATGAGATTTTGGGGATGTTTTTCACGATTATgttaatttttggaatttttcagggatTAGAGTTTCGTTCACTGGACAAAAAGCTGAGATGAGAGAGATGAATCAACTTTCGGGTGGGCAAAAGTCTCTTGTGGCACTTGCCCTGATATTCGCTATTCAGAAGTGCGATCCAGCACCTTTCTATCTATTCGATGAGATCGATCAGGCTCTCGATGCCCAGCACAGAAAAGCTGTTGCTGATATGATCCATGAACTCAGCTCTGACGCACAATTTATCACCACAACTTTTAGGtgagaatttttgttaaaaaaattggataaattttaaattaatggaaattaatgaattttttcagacCTGAATTACTGCAGCAcgcaaataaattctatgggGTTAAATTCAGGAATAAGGTGTCTCACGTAGAGTGTGTCACCAGGGAAGAAGCTGCTGACTTTGTCGAAGACGACACAACTCACGGATAAACGGAaaaacatatttatttttattatgaagatAAAGAAAACATcatctattaatttttcagagtTTCTGCTGTAATTCTAATTCAATTCGTGAGGATTCAACTGGGAAATGTTGATTCGCTCttcaatttgtaattttaatggagctgacaatttttcaaaaaaataaaaaaataaaaaaaatatcttcttcAATTCTGGTAATTGCACTTCATTAACTGCCCTTTTCCAACAAATTTTCCTGTACTTTCTGGGACTTCTATCGTCcaggaatgaataaattatttttgaagtgGAAGTGGGCCGGAAATCGGGGCGCTGAAGCCAGAAATGGCTGCCACTGTTTATACTTCCCGTGAATTTCCCTCGCTTTTTGCATTCGAGAAGCCGGTGAAGCACAAAAGCACAAGCTATTGTTGAAAAATGTACATCAAAAAGGTAATTTGAGGCTTTCATCCCTTATTCGTCCCAAATAAAGCCCCCAGGACGTCTGGAACATCAGGAATGTCAATCAATCActtcatttttcgttttttgtgaCGAAAAACACTTCATTCTTGGTTTCAGATCGTCATCGAGAACTTCAAATCCTACAGGGGACAACATATTTTCGATGGTTTGCACCCAGGACACAATACCATAGGTTTGTAACGtttcttttgttatttttatggtgaacaacaggaattttctaataattGTTGGGTGACTTGACGAACATAACGGAGAACATTTTTCCTCCGTTATGTTGCAGGAATTTCGCAATTATCCTGGTAACAACTGATTTTAGAGGAAAATGTCACAAGACCATTTTTGTAGCTGAGGAAATTCCCCACAGGAAGTCCCTCCGTCATTTTCCTCTAAAACCAttaattatcgagataattcgaTATTTATTGGGGCTCAAAAATATCCTTCTGCACCATCATGTAATCGatcctcatcatcatcccccTGAACCCTATCAGTCGGCCTCAATGGCTCCGGAAAAAGCAGCCTCTTGGAGTCCATCGTCTTCGTCGTAAGTAACCGTTACTACCCGATCACAAAAGAACAGAGGGTTTCAGTGATCAACGACAACCCCATAAACCACACGAGGTCAGCCTCAGTGGAGATAATTCTCTCGAACGACGACAATGTCCTCTCAATAGACATCTCAGAGGTGCGAATCCGCAGGGTGATCTCCCTACAGTTTGACCGCATCACCGTTAACAACCAGAACTGCCATCCAGACGAACTATTCCAGCTACTCTCACCAGTCTTCCCCAGGGAGAATCCTTATTACATTGTTCGACAGGATGAAGTGGCTCATCTGGCTACTGGCACTAACCTTATTAGGTCGATATTAATGTAtttaatcatttattaattttatttatgtaacAAAAAtcctcgataaaaaaaatcctcgggGAAACTCCGCACCCACCAGGTTCGAAGTGATTGTGATGGCGATTGGAGTCCACAAGTTTGATGAGGGTATCACCGAGCTCCTCCTCCAgatcgcggagaaaacgcagTGCATTGAGGACCTGCAGACTGACCTCGAAAGTCACAGGGAGAAGCTCGCCCTTCTGATGACCAAGTACAACTACTTTACGAGGATCAACAAAACGCGTCGTTACCTGGAGCATAAGCTGTACCAGCTGCACCTCGAGGACTTGCAGTCGCAGCTGTCTCAGCTGGCAGACCCCTACGATGATGAGGTCCTGAAGGCCGAGGGGGCGAAGACAGCCTACAGCGCAGTCCACTCGGAGTACGTCGATGTGAATGCTGAGGTAATCGCTCTACAGGGGGAGATCGATCTCTTGGAGAAGATGAAGAGGAAGGGAGAGATTGAAGATATCGAGTTGGCGAAGGAGCTGAACACCCAGCAGCTGGAGAGGGAAGAAATAAGGGAGAAACTACAGGGGTTTGTATTATAGAtctaaatgtaattattatttgaattaaaaggtaaataataattaaaggtAATAGGATATAATTAAGTTTTTGCgatattttcacttttaacTTCAATTACTTCAAGATTAAATTCGGACGAATCCGAGAGTTTCGAAAAGCGCCATGAGTTGCTCCTCTCGAGGATCTCGGAGCTCGAGGAGAAGGCGAAGGGCCTCGAGACTGCGTTGCAAGACATCAGAAACAACAGTAACGAGGTCTGCCGAGAGCTGGAACGCCACGAGTACCAGCTGATGGACCTCTCCAGGAGCAAGATCATCATCGAGAAGTTGAAGACAGGAGATCACGACCTGACTGAGGTAATGCCAAGGGCTTCTCAGGTCACCAGAATCAttcaggaggaggaggaagaggtCGCCAGGCTGGAAGTCACCGTAGAGAAGGCTTTTGTTCAGAGGACCGAGGGCGAGAAGGAACTGGAAAGGCTGAGGAGTCAGTTAAGCGATGTAAAGCTGCTGCTGCGTGATCACAGGAGGAAAAAGGAGGAGCTCCAGAGGGCTAGGCACGATCTCCTGGGGCGGAGGAAGGAGCAGCAGAGGGAGGCGGACGTTCTTCGTGATGATATCGAGGCACTGGAGACCCGGATTGGGACGATCAAACAAAAACTGCAGATGATGGTCAGGGGAGATGTCCTCGAGGGGATCGAGTCGGTGAGGAAGAT
The sequence above is drawn from the Diachasmimorpha longicaudata isolate KC_UGA_2023 unplaced genomic scaffold, iyDiaLong2 ctg00000362.1, whole genome shotgun sequence genome and encodes:
- the LOC135172496 gene encoding structural maintenance of chromosomes protein 3-like, translated to RISGAEQARLGSEAKTAQENVRSASKRLKEAKKEVQTAKEERDTLSAEQQQLLKEKTKLTLTINDLLEEVKGDNDSRKRAQQELEKLKENIAVREKELEKIRPEYEEMKRREEEYTRAMGLKEQKRKELYAKQGTLTCDISKDDRDKWIQNELKQLTKQIRDKEEHQKKISEDLKKDAEKQKDLEKKIEEYTKEMEKQRASIDEHNKHYYELTKQKDACQAQRKEQYRKESVLQLNLSGLKEDLAKADQSLRSMAGKPILNGRDSVRRVLETFKERPDMAHEVNSYYGPVIENFDCDKSVYMAVEVTAGNRLFHHIVETDKFGTKILKEMNNQRLPGEVTFMPLNRLHVKSIDYPDTSDAIPMISKLNYDGKYDRAMRYIFGKTLICRNLEAATNLARTSGLDCVTLEGDQVSSKGSLTGGYFNTLRSRLEIQKTRSELMAQINTMENELSNLRDEIKKADQNISSYVSEMQRTETKNSKAKDIYDKMKAEIRLMKEELSAIERYRTPKERSLAQCTSNLEAMRATKEGLESELHQDLMAQLSVADQRQVDTLNDEIRTLTKENKEAFAKRMRLEAEKNKLENLLTNNLHRRKDELVQALQEISVEDRQRQLETCKAQLSDIEKRLVKVNADFKTMNERVGGATKKQKAEAAEVEKWKAKEKEVQEKIESDAKDLEKLASKQNILQQKIAECTQKITELGALPSPEAYEKFGNMSTKQLFKEMEKANNQLKKYSHVNKKALDQFMSFSDQKEKLVKRKEELDRGDEKIKELMNVLEMRKCEAIQFTFKQVSKYFSEVFKKLVPTGHAQLVMKTADGEEGDDDTSTAADSDRFIGVGIRVSFTGQKAEMREMNQLSGGQKSLVALALIFAIQKCDPAPFYLFDEIDQALDAQHRKAVADMIHELSSDAQFITTTFRPELLQHANKFYGVKFRNKVSHVECVTREEAADFVEDDTTQVSAVILIQFVRIQLGNVDSLFNFGSGPEIGALKPEMAATVYTSREFPSLFAFEKPIVIENFKSYRGQHIFDGLHPGHNTIVGLNGSGKSSLLESIVFVVSNRYYPITKEQRVSVINDNPINHTRSASVEIILSNDDNVLSIDISEVRIRRVISLQFDRITVNNQNCHPDELFQLLSPVFPRENPYYIVRQDEVAHLATGTNLIRFEVIVMAIGVHKFDEGITELLLQIAEKTQCIEDLQTDLESHREKLALLMTKYNYFTRINKTRRYLEHKLYQLHLEDLQSQLSQLADPYDDEVLKAEGAKTAYSAVHSEYVDVNAEVIALQGEIDLLEKMKRKGEIEDIELAKELNTQQLEREEIREKLQGLNSDESESFEKRHELLLSRISELEEKAKGLETALQDIRNNSNEVCRELERHEYQLMDLSRSKIIIEKLKTGDHDLTEVMPRASQVTRIIQEEEEEVARLEVTVEKAFVQRTEGEKELERLRSQLSDVKLLLRDHRRKKEELQRARHDLLGRRKEQQREADVLRDDIEALETRIGTIKQKLQMMVRGDVLEGIESVRKILEDWRQRDDRLELVEGVKGILLEVFTCREPSVAFAMEVRGGDQLFHYVVRDRIVIAEILREMKERNMRGIVNFIPLGDVEELQVRYPLGEFNCRPLVSFLVPRDGELQKAVDFVFGKTVVVSSLRDGIALANVYDLQAITLNGQQVLRKGKYRGGFRDRRNSRLELYKEYCEQRAKLDAVTLNHKNLLTSLQSMNDELLLPMSELQKLDVKIQAAEQHILGLQTDIAEASRSFEQASDNYSPLKKYLEDTRMRLEESKQELSTVETEIEDLERTSVEEVEMSIQQLLEDSLRLEKQRKQAIAEIPHLEGRLSSVREILSRLEKDRDELEAHVGDYSQDILQERLVVAEQKLEKRRKDLGERMQRLEVIDEKIIGLTRQLSEVEKRARDLDFEREKARMTWEAAKEDVEAVKGRMDCLTRKMGEWEKRLADVGTLPSIRNPRVFDNMGKKALERKIRDIGREEKALGAVDCSIKGKMKGLEGQMVALERLLEKEEERKRSYEEEMEKIETKRVEALRVGFEKINEFFEDIFGNIVTNGRASLLPVGEDGEVGDDWRSVRGARIRATFAGGQEVERMYQLSGGQKTVIALCLIFAVHRFKPAPFYLLDEIDKALDGCFRASVAGMVHEMSRNAQFVIVTFREELVMLADRFFKVTSSHDCSHVQDCNREEALEIIRKDAEEE